In one window of uncultured Acetobacteroides sp. DNA:
- a CDS encoding redoxin domain-containing protein — MTKAPEIVAKTLDSQPINISEKYYGNNLLILFYNNDCLGCTGRALPLAYKAMQEFKGIEVIGIHSSFGRAITKEEIVEIFTSKELPFPIYLDEEHKAYDLYQCEGTPHWIIINKVGEMYRSFFGSQENTQTRLWYSLSELTQAD; from the coding sequence ATGACAAAAGCACCAGAGATAGTAGCTAAAACGTTAGATAGCCAACCGATTAATATTTCCGAAAAGTATTATGGTAACAACCTGCTCATTCTATTCTACAATAACGATTGCTTGGGCTGCACCGGTCGAGCCCTACCTTTAGCGTATAAGGCCATGCAGGAATTTAAGGGAATAGAGGTAATAGGCATACATAGCAGCTTCGGCAGAGCTATTACCAAAGAAGAAATCGTTGAAATATTTACCTCAAAGGAGCTCCCCTTCCCCATATATCTCGATGAAGAGCATAAAGCTTACGATTTGTACCAGTGCGAAGGAACACCTCATTGGATAATCATTAATAAGGTTGGAGAAATGTACCGATCATTCTTTGGATCTCAGGAAAATACCCAAACAAGGCTATGGTATTCTTTGAGCGAATTAACGCAAGCCGATTAG
- a CDS encoding TlpA disulfide reductase family protein produces MRVKPFLKVACIAAVAILAAATGVKAQQQVKQKFVPMYIVNGEEVSEAKVNELAKNNRIKLMRRGLSDDEKAALIKKYGSRVDEAMVAIISVYTDEEMAAKKEVTKVEAEADRKAHFAQQEKKNAETTLVHPGDMAPDFTVEMLDGRKVKLSDLKGKVVLLNFWATWCGPCMMEFNEMPDKIVKRFENKDFVLVAISWGEKHDAVASRMSKLKARGIDFPVGIDPDKKIFSLYATESIPRNFIIDRNGKVAYVTIGYDSKKLDDIANTIEQLLKQ; encoded by the coding sequence ATGAGAGTAAAACCCTTCCTAAAGGTAGCCTGTATTGCAGCAGTAGCCATACTAGCGGCAGCTACAGGCGTTAAGGCACAGCAGCAGGTAAAGCAAAAGTTTGTTCCGATGTACATTGTTAATGGCGAAGAGGTAAGCGAGGCCAAAGTCAATGAGCTGGCTAAGAACAACCGAATAAAGTTGATGCGAAGAGGCCTCTCGGATGACGAAAAGGCCGCCCTCATAAAGAAGTACGGTTCGCGGGTAGACGAAGCTATGGTCGCCATCATCTCGGTATATACCGATGAGGAAATGGCAGCGAAGAAAGAGGTCACCAAGGTGGAGGCCGAAGCTGATAGGAAGGCACATTTCGCCCAACAGGAGAAGAAAAATGCCGAAACGACGCTAGTCCACCCGGGCGATATGGCCCCCGACTTTACCGTAGAGATGCTTGATGGGCGCAAGGTAAAGCTGTCGGACCTAAAGGGCAAGGTGGTGCTCCTAAACTTCTGGGCAACCTGGTGCGGCCCCTGCATGATGGAGTTCAACGAGATGCCAGATAAGATTGTAAAGCGATTCGAGAATAAGGACTTTGTGCTAGTTGCCATTTCGTGGGGCGAAAAGCACGATGCTGTGGCGAGTAGGATGAGCAAGCTAAAGGCTAGGGGGATAGACTTCCCTGTAGGAATCGACCCTGACAAGAAAATATTCAGCCTGTATGCCACAGAATCGATTCCCCGCAACTTTATTATCGACCGCAACGGCAAAGTTGCCTACGTAACCATTGGCTACGATAGCAAGAAGCTCGATGATATTGCCAACACCATCGAGCAGCTGCTAAAGCAGTAG
- a CDS encoding LysR family transcriptional regulator, producing the protein MITASNQIEFRHLKYFLALAKDLHFRKAAERLYISQPGLSRQIKQLEDDLGITLFVRHNRKVELTQAGVYLQEELTKTFKRLDDIVDHAKLLNDGIAGNLKLGYIGSAMQKVIPELLLRFRTEHPNIIFSLNEMGNEEQVQALLKQEIDIGFVRMERVPRGLSTRSVFEDTFSLVLPKDHAITEASFRNLSQLKDESFILFDSSFSESYYVNVMQIFDTSGFTPIVSHYTVNASSIFRLVENGFGVSIVPTSLKLGYDMGVKFVELTKIPQRTTLKMVWSSNNPNPILNSFLQVVE; encoded by the coding sequence ATGATAACCGCAAGTAATCAAATAGAGTTCCGGCACCTGAAGTATTTCCTTGCGCTGGCAAAGGATCTGCACTTTAGAAAGGCTGCCGAACGGCTTTACATCTCGCAACCCGGACTAAGCCGACAGATAAAGCAGCTGGAAGATGACCTTGGTATCACCCTATTTGTGAGGCATAACCGAAAGGTGGAACTTACGCAGGCGGGGGTGTACCTTCAGGAGGAGCTAACCAAGACCTTTAAGCGGTTGGACGACATTGTTGACCACGCCAAGCTGCTGAACGACGGCATTGCCGGCAACCTGAAGCTGGGATACATCGGTTCGGCCATGCAAAAGGTGATTCCCGAGCTGCTTCTTAGGTTCAGAACGGAGCATCCGAACATCATCTTTAGCCTAAACGAGATGGGCAACGAGGAGCAGGTGCAGGCGCTGCTGAAGCAGGAGATCGACATCGGGTTTGTGCGCATGGAGCGCGTGCCAAGGGGGCTAAGCACGCGGTCGGTATTCGAGGATACCTTTTCGCTGGTGCTGCCAAAGGATCATGCGATAACCGAGGCGAGCTTTAGGAACCTCTCGCAGCTGAAGGACGAGTCGTTTATCCTCTTCGACTCGTCGTTTAGCGAGTCGTACTACGTAAACGTGATGCAGATATTCGACACCAGCGGGTTTACCCCCATCGTTTCGCACTATACGGTTAATGCTAGCTCCATTTTTAGGCTGGTGGAAAACGGTTTTGGCGTCTCCATTGTGCCAACATCGCTAAAACTGGGCTACGATATGGGGGTTAAGTTTGTGGAGCTTACAAAAATCCCCCAGCGCACCACCCTAAAGATGGTGTGGAGCAGCAATAATCCCAATCCGATATTGAATAGCTTCTTGCAGGTGGTGGAGTAG
- the hutH gene encoding histidine ammonia-lyase: protein MFKYGIDHLTVEKTIEIAQGKLKAGLSPEAIKKVNDCRAHVDAIASSDKAVYGINTGFGPLCDTQITPAETSKLQENLLITHAVGVGNPIDRELSKIMMICKVHALCQGFSGIRLEVVERIIYFIENDLLPVVLEQGSVGASGDLVPLSHLFLTLLGEGEFWQGDNHVPAKKVLAKHNLQPITLAAKEGLALINGTQFILSHAIKGLHKMAYLLDLADVAGAMSLEGFQGSAAPFKEALHIIRPFKGNLVVAERMRMLLKDSQNVSSHVSCERVQDPYSLRCIPQVHGAARNAWYHLNDMAEIEMNSVTDNPIVLSDTEAISGGNFHGQPMANVQDYCANAASILGGISDRRSYLLLEGKYGLPRLLTTGGGLNSGYMIPQYTTAALVTENKTLCFPASADSIPTSLGQEDYVSMGSISGRKFNQILGNLEKIFAIELMYAAQAMEFRPPNRFSPIIEENFRIIRSKVAKLEDDRLLKDDVTAMVELVKARAFVVK, encoded by the coding sequence ATGTTTAAATACGGAATCGACCACCTAACCGTCGAAAAAACCATCGAGATTGCCCAAGGCAAGCTCAAGGCAGGGCTATCACCCGAAGCCATTAAGAAAGTAAACGACTGCAGGGCACATGTTGATGCAATTGCCAGCTCCGATAAGGCCGTTTACGGCATTAACACCGGCTTTGGTCCCCTTTGCGATACGCAAATCACCCCCGCAGAGACCAGCAAGCTTCAGGAGAACCTGCTAATCACCCATGCCGTTGGCGTAGGCAACCCTATCGACAGGGAACTGTCAAAGATCATGATGATATGTAAGGTTCACGCGCTATGCCAGGGATTTTCGGGCATCCGCCTAGAGGTTGTAGAGCGTATCATCTACTTTATCGAGAACGATCTTCTTCCTGTTGTGCTAGAGCAGGGTTCGGTAGGCGCATCCGGCGACCTTGTACCACTATCGCACCTATTCCTAACGCTTCTGGGTGAAGGTGAATTCTGGCAAGGCGATAATCACGTCCCTGCCAAGAAGGTTTTGGCGAAGCATAACCTACAACCCATCACGCTAGCAGCAAAGGAAGGGCTGGCGCTAATCAACGGAACACAGTTTATCCTCTCTCACGCCATTAAGGGGTTGCATAAGATGGCCTACCTGCTCGACCTAGCCGATGTTGCCGGTGCAATGAGCCTCGAAGGATTCCAAGGAAGCGCCGCTCCGTTTAAGGAAGCGCTGCATATCATCCGTCCATTTAAGGGAAACCTTGTTGTTGCCGAGCGAATGCGCATGCTGCTAAAGGATTCTCAGAATGTGTCGTCGCACGTTAGCTGCGAACGCGTTCAGGACCCCTACTCGCTGCGCTGCATTCCACAGGTACACGGTGCAGCACGTAATGCATGGTATCACCTAAACGATATGGCCGAGATAGAGATGAATTCGGTAACCGACAACCCAATTGTACTGAGCGATACCGAAGCAATTTCGGGTGGAAACTTCCACGGACAGCCAATGGCCAATGTTCAGGACTACTGCGCTAATGCCGCATCGATACTTGGAGGTATTTCGGACCGAAGAAGCTACCTGCTACTCGAAGGTAAGTACGGTTTACCCCGCCTACTTACAACTGGTGGCGGATTAAACTCTGGCTACATGATTCCACAGTACACTACCGCCGCACTGGTTACCGAAAACAAGACGCTATGCTTCCCCGCATCGGCTGATAGCATCCCAACATCGCTCGGTCAAGAAGACTACGTTTCGATGGGAAGCATATCGGGACGTAAGTTCAACCAAATACTGGGTAATCTGGAGAAGATATTCGCCATCGAGCTGATGTACGCCGCACAAGCCATGGAATTCCGACCCCCAAATAGGTTTTCACCAATCATAGAGGAGAACTTTAGGATTATCCGTAGCAAGGTTGCCAAACTCGAGGACGATCGCCTGCTTAAGGATGATGTTACCGCCATGGTTGAGCTGGTAAAGGCAAGAGCATTTGTTGTAAAGTAG
- a CDS encoding urocanate hydratase, which translates to MTFQEQILQGIPAKLPAKRELPKDVNRAPKRKDILSVEEKQLAIRNALRYFPKEWHKELAAEFAQELKDYGRIYMYRLKPEYKMYARPIEEYPAKCQQAAAIMMMIQNNLDPAVAQHPEELITYGGNGAVFQNWAQYLLTMQYLATMTDEQSLNMYSGHPMGLFPSSKEAPRVVVTNGMVIPNYSSPDHWEKFNALGVSQYGQMTAGSYMYIGPQGIVHGTTITVMNAFRKMLKKGESSKGKIFLTAGLGGMSGAQPKAGDIAGCVTVCAEVNPKAATKRYEQGWVDVLVDSMDGLVARVKQAQTNEEVVSIAYIGNVVDVWERFDEENIFIHIGSDQTSLHIPWTGGYYPAGISYEESNRMIREEPEQFKVKVQESLRRHAAAINRHTAKGTYFFDYGNAFLLEASRAGADIMAPNGIDFRYPSYVQDIVGPMCFDYGFGPFRWVCASGKPEDLDQTDEIAMQVLQEIMENSPEEIQLQMQDNITWIKNAKKNKLVVGSQARILYADAEGRSKIAEAFNKAIGEGKIGPVVLGRDHHDVSGTDSPFRETSNIYDGSKFTADMAIQNVIGDSFRGATWVSIHNGGGVGWGEVINGGFGMLLDGTQEADARLKRMLLYDVNNGIARRSWARNDGALFAIKREMERTPNLKITLPNMVEDDLLKGLF; encoded by the coding sequence ATGACATTTCAAGAACAGATACTGCAGGGAATTCCAGCGAAACTACCTGCAAAAAGGGAGTTACCTAAAGATGTGAACAGAGCTCCAAAGCGAAAGGACATCTTATCGGTAGAAGAAAAGCAGCTTGCCATCCGCAACGCCCTTCGCTACTTCCCAAAGGAGTGGCACAAGGAGCTGGCAGCTGAGTTTGCTCAAGAATTGAAGGATTACGGACGTATATATATGTATCGTCTTAAACCTGAGTACAAAATGTACGCTCGTCCGATTGAGGAGTATCCTGCCAAATGCCAGCAGGCAGCGGCAATCATGATGATGATACAGAATAACCTCGATCCTGCCGTTGCGCAGCACCCCGAGGAGCTGATTACCTACGGCGGCAACGGTGCGGTGTTCCAAAACTGGGCGCAATACCTGCTTACCATGCAGTACTTAGCCACCATGACCGATGAGCAAAGCTTAAACATGTACTCAGGTCACCCAATGGGGTTGTTTCCATCGTCGAAGGAGGCTCCAAGAGTAGTTGTAACCAATGGTATGGTTATTCCTAACTACTCTTCGCCCGATCATTGGGAAAAATTCAACGCTCTTGGCGTTTCGCAGTACGGACAGATGACTGCAGGATCGTATATGTACATCGGACCACAGGGAATTGTTCATGGAACTACCATTACCGTGATGAATGCCTTCCGTAAGATGCTGAAGAAGGGAGAATCGTCGAAGGGAAAGATATTCCTAACCGCAGGATTGGGCGGTATGAGCGGCGCTCAGCCAAAAGCTGGGGATATTGCGGGATGTGTCACCGTGTGCGCCGAGGTTAATCCAAAGGCTGCAACCAAACGCTACGAGCAGGGTTGGGTTGATGTGCTAGTAGACTCTATGGATGGACTTGTTGCTCGTGTTAAACAGGCACAGACAAACGAAGAGGTTGTATCCATTGCATACATCGGCAACGTGGTGGATGTTTGGGAGCGCTTTGATGAGGAAAACATCTTCATTCACATCGGTTCCGATCAAACATCGCTGCATATTCCATGGACAGGCGGCTACTATCCCGCAGGAATATCGTATGAGGAGTCGAATCGAATGATTCGCGAGGAGCCAGAGCAGTTTAAGGTAAAAGTTCAGGAGTCTTTGCGTCGCCATGCGGCTGCAATTAACCGACACACGGCAAAAGGAACCTACTTCTTCGACTACGGCAACGCATTCCTACTCGAAGCATCGCGTGCAGGTGCCGATATCATGGCGCCCAATGGCATCGACTTCAGATATCCATCGTACGTACAGGATATTGTAGGACCTATGTGCTTCGACTACGGCTTTGGTCCCTTCCGTTGGGTATGCGCATCGGGCAAACCAGAGGATCTCGATCAAACCGACGAGATTGCAATGCAAGTTCTTCAAGAAATTATGGAGAATTCGCCAGAAGAGATCCAGCTTCAGATGCAGGACAACATCACCTGGATTAAGAATGCCAAGAAGAATAAGCTTGTGGTAGGATCTCAGGCACGTATTCTTTACGCCGATGCCGAAGGGCGCTCGAAAATTGCAGAAGCATTCAACAAAGCAATCGGCGAAGGCAAGATTGGGCCAGTTGTTCTAGGTAGAGACCATCACGACGTGAGCGGAACCGACTCTCCTTTCCGCGAAACATCGAATATCTACGATGGTAGCAAGTTTACCGCCGATATGGCTATCCAAAATGTGATTGGCGATAGCTTTAGAGGCGCAACTTGGGTATCAATCCACAACGGAGGCGGTGTTGGTTGGGGCGAAGTTATCAACGGAGGCTTTGGAATGCTACTTGATGGAACACAAGAAGCTGATGCGCGCCTAAAAAGAATGCTTCTTTACGATGTAAACAACGGTATTGCCCGCCGTAGCTGGGCTCGAAACGATGGAGCCCTCTTCGCCATTAAGCGCGAGATGGAGCGTACGCCTAACCTAAAGATTACGCTTCCAAATATGGTTGAAGATGATCTTTTAAAGGGGCTTTTCTAA
- a CDS encoding ACP phosphodiesterase has product MNFVGHIYLSGENERIAIGNFIGDYVKGKGYERYPDDIRKGILMHRDIDATVDAHPAFLATRGLFKESYGRYAGVVVDMAFDHILTKNWNDWHTIPLKRFTRSFYGLLIRNYRVLPSQVKDFLPFMVQSNRLYSYSSLDGIEKALGIMAKYTSLPGKQAEAVSIIRNNEADITQHFNELLGDLSIYINKKYELPVNSKAAIQIARNCSTDTAKE; this is encoded by the coding sequence ATGAACTTTGTAGGACATATCTACCTTTCGGGTGAAAACGAGAGGATTGCTATTGGCAACTTTATTGGCGACTACGTAAAGGGGAAGGGATACGAGCGCTATCCTGATGATATCCGAAAGGGAATCCTGATGCATCGCGATATTGACGCTACAGTGGATGCGCATCCCGCCTTTTTGGCGACAAGGGGGCTGTTTAAGGAGAGCTACGGCCGCTATGCGGGAGTTGTTGTGGACATGGCCTTCGATCATATCCTTACAAAGAACTGGAATGACTGGCATACCATACCGCTAAAGAGGTTTACCCGCAGCTTTTACGGGTTGCTGATAAGAAATTATCGGGTTCTGCCCTCGCAGGTGAAGGATTTTCTCCCATTTATGGTACAAAGCAATAGACTTTACTCCTACTCCTCTCTTGATGGGATAGAGAAGGCGCTTGGAATAATGGCAAAATACACGTCGCTGCCCGGAAAACAGGCTGAAGCTGTATCCATCATACGAAATAACGAAGCAGATATTACCCAACACTTCAACGAGCTGCTGGGAGATCTATCGATTTACATAAATAAAAAGTACGAGCTGCCTGTAAATAGCAAAGCTGCAATTCAAATAGCAAGAAACTGCTCTACCGATACGGCAAAAGAGTAG
- a CDS encoding carboxypeptidase-like regulatory domain-containing protein — MRVLVEPLRKSIESKCNIVINSPEAKDHADTKTLAEDILKEINSRTATNMKITLVKKDIEEKQRTGKSHLRMLAMMAVEGSHMLESIKPDAEADPKNLKIKTKLDKLGDAKLLEECEIINAELLRQKAKLLEYGYKEEQIGKLSNGLAQMTNIKKELTATNLSYSEIRSQKESMDKGIMERLDKLNQKIEINKVLMPNLFRDYFAVKLVTAKKQQSGISGTVLFDKQPLANASIKLYTTSVAKARKKASSKPQKASAEPQEKLVYDKLSNSNGEINIRDLKPGTYRLVVSKNGYKIQVFTIYVNPKEFSLVKVEMEKL; from the coding sequence ATGAGAGTTTTGGTAGAACCACTTAGAAAGAGCATTGAGTCGAAATGCAACATCGTGATTAACTCGCCTGAGGCAAAGGATCACGCCGATACAAAAACGCTTGCAGAGGATATTCTTAAGGAAATAAACAGCAGAACTGCAACCAACATGAAGATTACGCTGGTGAAAAAGGATATTGAGGAGAAGCAGCGGACGGGCAAATCGCATTTGAGGATGCTTGCCATGATGGCCGTTGAGGGTAGCCACATGCTGGAGTCGATAAAGCCGGATGCCGAAGCCGATCCAAAGAATTTAAAGATAAAAACGAAGCTGGATAAGCTGGGCGACGCCAAGCTTTTGGAGGAGTGCGAGATTATTAACGCCGAACTGCTGAGGCAGAAGGCAAAGCTACTGGAGTACGGCTACAAGGAGGAGCAGATTGGCAAGCTTTCGAATGGTCTTGCCCAGATGACGAACATTAAGAAGGAGCTGACGGCAACCAACCTCTCCTACTCCGAGATTCGAAGCCAAAAAGAGAGCATGGACAAGGGGATTATGGAAAGGTTGGATAAGCTAAACCAAAAGATTGAGATAAATAAGGTGCTTATGCCGAACCTTTTTCGCGACTACTTTGCCGTTAAGCTGGTTACCGCCAAGAAGCAGCAATCGGGCATTAGCGGAACGGTGCTGTTTGACAAGCAACCGCTAGCCAACGCCTCGATAAAGCTGTACACGACCTCGGTAGCAAAGGCTCGAAAGAAAGCTTCGTCAAAGCCGCAAAAGGCTAGCGCGGAGCCACAGGAGAAGCTGGTGTACGATAAGCTGAGCAACAGCAACGGAGAGATAAATATTCGCGACCTAAAACCGGGAACCTACCGGCTAGTTGTCTCGAAAAATGGCTACAAGATCCAGGTATTTACCATTTACGTTAACCCTAAGGAGTTTTCGCTGGTAAAGGTTGAAATGGAGAAGCTGTAG
- the gcvH gene encoding glycine cleavage system protein GcvH, with translation MNIPSNLKYTKDHEWILVDGDVATIGVTDFAQSQLGDIVFVEIETEGEMLEKEEVFGTIEAVKTVSDAFMPVAGEVVEVNSILADQPDSINKDPYGAGWMIKVKVANPAELDELLTAEQYAALINA, from the coding sequence ATGAATATTCCATCAAACCTTAAGTACACCAAGGATCACGAGTGGATACTTGTTGACGGTGATGTTGCTACCATTGGCGTTACCGATTTTGCTCAAAGCCAGCTTGGCGATATCGTTTTCGTTGAAATTGAAACCGAAGGCGAAATGCTCGAAAAGGAAGAAGTATTCGGCACAATCGAAGCCGTTAAGACCGTTTCTGATGCCTTTATGCCTGTTGCTGGCGAAGTTGTTGAGGTAAACAGCATTTTGGCCGACCAACCCGATAGCATCAACAAAGATCCATACGGAGCAGGTTGGATGATTAAGGTTAAGGTTGCTAATCCTGCCGAACTTGACGAGTTGCTTACTGCCGAGCAGTACGCTGCGCTTATCAACGCATAA